One stretch of Myxocyprinus asiaticus isolate MX2 ecotype Aquarium Trade chromosome 23, UBuf_Myxa_2, whole genome shotgun sequence DNA includes these proteins:
- the LOC127414275 gene encoding eukaryotic translation initiation factor 4E-1A-like, with protein sequence MATEEPEINSNSCKREEENAEENNQEIVSLESYIKHPLQNRWSLWFFKNDKTKTWQANLRLISKFDTVEDFWALYNHIQLSSNLMSGCDYSLFKDGIEPMWEDERNKRGGRWLITLNKQQRRYDLDRFWLETLLCLIGEAFDDYSDDVCGAVVNVRAKGDKIAVWTTDYENRDAITHIGRVYKERLGIPMSMTIGYQSHADTATKSGSTTKNKFVV encoded by the exons ATGGCGACGGAAGAGCCG GAAATAAACTCAAATTCTTGTAAGAGAGAAGAGGAGAATGCAGAAGAGAACAACCAGGAAATCGTCAGCCTTGAGAGCTACATCAAACACCCACTACAGAACAG ATGGTCTTTATGGTTCTTCAAAAATGACAAGACTAAAACATGGCAAGCAAACCTCAGACTGATCTCCAAATTTGACACAGTAGAGGATTTCTGGGC GCTTTATAACCACATTCAGCTCTCCAGTAACTTGATGTCAGGTTGTGACTACTCGCTTTTCAAG GATGGTATTGAGCCCATGTGGGAGGATGAGagaaataagagaggaggacgCTGGCTCATCACTCTCAACAAACAGCAGAGGAGATATGACCTGGACCGCTTTTGGTTGGAAACT CTTTTGTGCCTCATCGGCGAGGCCTTCGATGACTACAGCGATGATGTGTGTGGTGCCGTAGTCAATGTCCGAGCAAAAGGAGATAAAATTGCTGTCTGGACAACTGACTACGAGAACAGAGATGCTATAACACACATAGG GAGGGTGTACAAGGAGCGATTAGGCATCCCAATGAGTATGACCATTGGCTACCAGTCTCATGCTGACACAGCCACTAAAAGTGGCTCCACTACTAAGAACAAGTTTGTGGTCTGA
- the LOC127414277 gene encoding uncharacterized protein FAM241A-like, with translation MSSTDPVMNETEVRHRGDFCGTLSRSGCQRTVSAHIHSEQNELRGRERPHSTSTAEPQAAEEPAPGAALVDDCERLGTLFGELNKCLRSIGFTQLYFGEKIVEPVVVLIFWLLLWFLGIQALGLVGTLCIVIIYIQK, from the exons ATGTCAAGCACTGATCCAGTCATGAATGAAACAGAGGTACGTCACCGTGGCGACTTCTGCGGGACGTTAAGTCGAAGCGGGTGTCAGCGGACTGTAAGCGCTCACATACACAGCGAGCAG AATGAGCTCAGGGGAAGAGAGAGACCACACAGCACCTCCACAGCAGAGCCGCAGGCAGCAGAAGAGCCTGCACCAGGGGCTGCATTGGTGGATGATTGCGAGAGGCTGGGCACTCTGTTCGGAGAGCTCAATAAGTGTTTGAGGAGTATTGGCTTCACCCAGCTATACTTTGGAGAGAAGATTGTGGAGCCTGTGGTCGTGCTGATTTTTTGGTTGCTGCTCTGGTTTCTTGGTATCCAAGCTCTCGGCCTTGTGGGAACTCTGTGCATTGTTATCATTTATATCCAGAAATAA